In the genome of Deltaproteobacteria bacterium, the window ATCGGCACCGCGCGCGGCAGCACGCACGGGTCGTGCCGCCCCTGCGCCTCGAGCGTGACGGGCTCGAGCGCGCGGTTCACGGTCGCCTGCTCCTTGCGGATCGTCGCGGTCGGCTTGAACGCCGCGCGAATCACGATCGGCTCGCCGTTCGAGATTCCCCCCTGCACGCCGCCCGAGCGGTTGGTGCGCGTGGCCACACGACCGCCGCTCGAGACGAACGCGTCGTTGTGCTCGCTGCCGGTCATCCGCGCGCCGGCGAAGCCCGAGCCGATCTCGAAACCCTTGCAGGCGGGAAGCGACAGCATCGCGCGCGCGAGCTCGGCGTCGAGCTTCTCGAAGACAGGCTCGCCGAGCCCCGCGGGAACGCCGTGCGCGACGCAGGTCACCACCCCGCCGAGCGAGTCACCCGCGCGCCGCGCGTCGTCGATGCGGCGGGTCATCTCCTCGGCCGCCGCCGGGTCCGGGCAGCGCGTGATCGACGCCTCGACCTGCTCGCGCGTCACGGCGAGCAGGTCGCACTTCGCCTCGACCGCGTGCACCTGCGAGACGAACGCGACGATCTCGCCGAAGCCGTTCGCGCGCAGCAGCTTGCGCGCGATCGCGCCCGCGGCGACGCGCCCGATCGTCTCCCGCGCGCTCGCGCGTCCGCCGCCCTGCCAGTTGCGGATGCCGTACTTCGCCTCGTAGGTGTAGTCGGCGTGCGAGGGCCGGTACACGTCGCGCATCGCCTCGTAGGCCTCCGGTCGCGCGTCCTCGTTGTGCACGAGCACGAGAATGGGCGTGCCCAGCGTCCGGCCCTCGAACACGCCCGACAGGATCTCCGCGCGGTCGGCCTCCTGGCGGGGCGTGGTGAGCCGGCTCTGGCCGGGCCGGCGCCGGTCGAGCTCGAGCTGGATCTCGGCCACGTCGAGCGGAAGCTGCGCGGGGCAGCCGTCGATCACCACCCCGACCGCGCCGCCGTGCGACTCGCCGAAGGTCTGGATCCGGAAGATCTGTCCGAAGCTCGAGCTCACCTCGGGATCATAAGGGGCGCCGCTTCGGCGCGCCGGGCCCCTTGCGCAGCAGGACGCAGCTCGCGCCGAGGCCGCCGTCGGCCTGCCGCGCGGACGCCCAGGCCAGCACGATCTGGCGCGCCGGCCCGCGCGCGAGCCAGCGCGGCAGGCTCGGCTTCAGCACCGCCTCGCCGTTTCGCGAGCGGTTGCCGCGTCCGTGCACGATCCGCACGCAGCGAAGTCCCCGGGCGTGCGACTCGACGATGAAGCCCTCGACCAGGGCGCGCGCGGTCTTTGCGTCGCAGCCGTGCAGGTCGAGGTCGGCCTGCAGCGTGAACTCGCCCCGGCGCAGCCGCCGCAGCACCCGCGGGTCGAGGCCGGGAACCGAGCCCTGCGAGAGCTCCTCGGATTCGCGCAGATCGAACGGCGTCTCGCCGTTCACCAGCGCGTCGAGCTCGCGCATGACCTCGCGCTCGCGGTCGGAGATCGGCACGGGCTTTCGGTAGCAGATCTGCGGCCCGCGCTGCTCGCTCGAGAGCTTGCGGACTCCTTCCATCGCCTCCGCGAACTCCGCGTCGTCGTCGTGGTCGTCGCCGCGCTGCTTCATGGGGCCCCCTCGAGAAGCTCACCAGGATGGACGCGAGAGCGCCAGGACTTTCTTCATCAGCGCCGAGAGCGGAAGCCGCGCCGCGTCGGCCTTTCCGCAGAGCTTCGCGTCCGCGCGCGCGCGGGTCGCGAGCCGTCCGCCGCGGTCTTCCAGCGCGACGAGCTCGAGCCGGAGATCGATGTGGCTGAACGCGTGCCGGACGCTTCCGAGGGCGGCGCCGGGCGCGACCGCGATCCCCGCGCGCTCGCGCACCAGCTCGACCAGCGCGCTAGCCGGCGAATCGGCGACGTTCGGCAGCTCCCAGAGACCGCCGAGGAGACCGCGCGGGGGGCGGCGCAGAAGCAGCACGCGCCCGCGCCGGAGCAGCACGCCCGCAAGCGCCCGCTGCTCGCGCGGCCGGGCCTTCGGCTTCGGGGCGGGAAACGCCTCGGGCCGGCCGGTCGAAACCGCCTGGCAGAGCGACCCGAGCGGGCAAGCGGGGCAACGCGGCTGTCGCGGCGTGCAGACGGTCGCGCCGAGCTCCATCAGCGCCTGGTTCCACAGGTCGGGGTCGCGCTCGGGCACGAGCTCGCGTGCGAGCCGCCACGCTTCGGCGTCGGCGATCTTCTCGCGCGCGAACAGGCGAGCGAGCACGCGGCGCACGTTTCCGTCGACGATCGCCGCGGGCTCCTTGAAGGCGATGCTGCGCAGCGCGCCCGCGGTGTAGGGGCCGACGCCGGGCAGCGCCGCCAGCGCCTCTGCGGAGCGCGGAACACGGCCGCCGTGCTCGCGCACCACCGCCTGTGCGGCGCGGCGCAGGTTCCGCGCGCGCGCGTAGTAGCCGAGCCCCGCCCAGAGGCGCAGCACGTCCTCCTCGTCGGCGGACGCGAGCGCGGCCAGATCCGGAAACGCCGCGAGGAAGCGCTCGTAGTACGGGATCGCCGTCTCGACGCGCGTCTGCTGCAGCATCGTCTCGGAGAGCCAGATCCGGTACGGGTCGGAGCTGCGCCGCCAGGGCAGGTCCCGGCGCGCGACCCGGTACCAGTCGATCAGCCGTCGCCGAATGGTGTCGCGCCGGGCGCGCTCGATCTCGGCGGCCATGGCGCGCCTCAGGGCACGGCGGCTGCGGCCTCGAGCTTGCCCTCGATGTGCTCGGCGATCCACTTCGGGTCGAACCACTCCAGCGGGTCCACGAAGTGCCCGCCGAGGATCATCGCGAAGTGCAGGTGGTCGCCGCCTGCGAGCCCCGTGGTGCCGCTCTTGCCCAGGGACTCGCCCTTCGCCACCGGGCGGCCCTTCTCTGCCGAGATCTCGGAGAGGTGCCCGTACAGGCTGAACAGCCCGAGCCCGTGATCGACGATCACCGTGTTGCCGTAGATGCCGAGCGGCCCCGCGAAGACGACCACGCCGTCGTTCGCGGCCGGAATCGCGTCGTGCGAGGTCGAGGCGAAGTCGTAGCCCATGTGGGTCTGCTGATCGACGACCTCGCCGTTGTACACGTAGTTGCGTCGCTCGGCGAACTTCGCTCCCGCGTGCGCGTTCGGCATCTGCGCGAACGCGCCGGACCAGATCCGATCCGGGCTGGAGCTCGAGGTGATCTCGACCAGCTTCTCGCCGTTCTCCTGGCGCATCTCGCGGTTGATCTTCAGATAGCCCTCGAGCGGCGTGCCCCTGAACGAGCCGAGCAGCTCGGCCACCTTGCTCTGCATGAACGAGTCCGAGAGCGTGATCGTGTCCTCCGGGAAGCCGCGCTCCATCACGTTCGCGACCAGCGCGATCCGGGTCTCGTTTCCCGCGCGGTCCTGCGCGACGAGGATCGGCTTCGCGCCGTCGGCTGCGTCGGACGGGATCGCGTAGAAGGCGAGGCGCCGCTTCTTGTCCCGCGAATCGACGAAGCCGGGGAAGAAGCGCTCGCCCACGGCGATGCCGCTCTTCTCGACGCCCTCCTCGACGGTGTAGATCGCGAGCTCCGAGCCGCCTTTTCGCACGTAGGTGAGCCCGGTGAGGAGCGACGCGCGCGGTGGCTGGGTGTCGATCGTGAGCGGGATCGAGGGATCGCTCTTGTTGCCCATCCAGGAGTAGTCGCTCGCCTCGACGATCAGCGTGGCCGGCCCGTCGGCGATGCCGAGCTCCTTCGCGTTCACCACGACCTTGATCGGCCGCTCGATGTCCAGGCTCGCGCCCAGGACGGGGTTGCCCGGGTACGCTTCTTCCGCGAGGCCCCATTCCTCTCCGCCCACGCGAAGCGTGACCTTCGCGGAGCGCAGGCCCATGCCCTCGTCCGAGAGGCGGAACTCGTGCTCGTAGCTCGCGCCGGCGAAGGCTGAAGCAGTGCGCGTCGCGATCACCGGTGGCGTGCGCTCCACGCGCGTGTACACCAGATAGCCGCCCGCGAAGAGCAGCAGAAGCACGATGAGTCGGACGACTCGCATTCAGATCCCTCCTGATCCCCGCGAGAGCGGGGTCGTCATTCCTCGTCGGACGCGCGCAGCCGCGCGAGCACCGACAGATCCTCGAGCGTGGTCGTGTCGCCGGCCGTCTCGCGGCCGGCCGCGACGTCGCGCAGCAGCCGGCGCATGATCTTCCCGGAGCGCGTCTTGGGCAGCGCGTCGGCGAAGCGCACGTCGTCGGGGCGCGCGATCGGGCCGATCTCCTTGGCCACCCAGTTCTTGAGCTCTGCGACGAGGCCCGGCTCGACCGTGGTGCCACTCTTCAGTGTCACGAAGCAGACCACCGCGGTGCCCTTGATCTCGTCGGCCCGGCCCACCACCGCGGCCTCGGCGACCTTGGGGTGCGAGACCAGCGCGCTCTCGACCTCCATCGTCGAGAGCCGGTGCCCGGCCACGTTCATCACGTCGTCCACGCGCCCGACGATCCAGAAGTAGCCGTCCTTGTCGCGCCGCGCGCCGTCGCCGGTGAAGTAGGTGTTCGGGTACTTCGAGAAGTACTGCTCGCGGAAGCGCGCCGAGTCGCCCCAGATCCCGCGCAGCATCCCCGGCCAGGGCCTGGTCAGCACCAGGAAGCCGCCCTCGTTCGCGCCGACCGGCTCGCCCGCCTCGTTCCAGACCTCGGCCGAGATTCCCGGGAACGGCAGCGTCGCGGAGCCCGGCATGGTCGTCACCGCGCCCGGGATCGGCGAGATCAGGATCCCGCCGGTCTCCGTCTGCCACCAGGTGTCGACGATCGGGCAGCGGTTCTTGCCGATCGTGCGCCGGTACCACATCCACGCCTCGGGATTGATCGGCTCGCCGACCGTGCCGAGCAGGCGCAGGCTCGCGAGCGAGTACTTCTTGGGGTGCACGTCCCCCCAGCGCATGAAGGTGCGGATCGCCGTCGGCGCGGTGTAGAAGATCGTGACACGGTACTTGTCGATGATGCGCCAGAAGCGCTCGACGTCGGGCCAGTTCGGCGCGCCCTCGTACATGACCGTGGTCGCGCCGTTGGCGAGCGGCCCGTAGACGACGTACGAGTGCCCGGTGATCCAGCCGATGTCGGCCGTACACCAGTAGGTGTCGTCTTCCTTCAGGTCGAAGATGTACTTCGCGGTGGCCGTCACGTGGGTCAGGTAGCCGCCGGTCGTGTGCAGCACGCCCTTGGGCTTCCCGGTCGAGCCGCTGGTGTACAGGATGAAGAGAGGCGTCTCGGCGTCGAGCTTGGCCGGCTTGCACTCGGCCGCGGCCTCGGCCATCTCGTCGTGCCACCAGGCGTCGCGGCCCTCCTTCATCAGGATGTCCTGGCCGGTGCGGCGCAGCACGATCACGCCCTCGACGGTGCGCGTGCCCGCGAGCGCCTCGTCGACCAGCGACTTCAGCGGCACGATCTGGCCGCGGCGCCATCCGCCGTCGGCGGTCACCACCAGGCGCGCCTCGGCGTCGTTGATCCGGTCGCGCACCGAGTCGGCCGAGAAGCCGCCGAAGATGATCGAGTGGATCGCGCCGATCCGCGCGCAGGCGAGCATCGCGATCGCGAGCTCCGGCACCAGCGGCATGTACAGCACCACCCGGTCGCCCTTCTCGATGCCGCGCGCGAGCAGCACGTTGGCGAACTTGCACACCTCGCGGTGCAGATCGCCGTAGGTGAGCGTGCGGCTGTCGCCGGGCTCGCCCTCCCAGATGATCGCGGCCTTGTTGCGCCGCCAGGCGTTCGGGCCTTCCAGATGCCGGTCGAGGCAGTTGTAGCTGACGTTGGTCTTGCCGCCGATGAACCACTTCGCGAACGGCGGCTTCCACTCCAGCGTCTTCTTCCAGGGCGAGAACCACGACACGTGCTGCTTGGCCATCCGCGCCCAGAACTTCTCGGGGGTCTTCTCGGCCTCGCGCACCAGCTTCTTGTAGGCGGCCTGCCCGGGGACGTTCGCGCGCTTTGCGAAGGCCGGGTCGGGCTTGAAGCGGCGCTTCTCCTTCAGGGTCGTCTCGATGGAATTCGCGTCCGCCATGAACTCGCCTAGCTCCTCATCCATGCTTCGACGTCCGCGATCTCTTTCGGGATCGCGGCGGTCAGGTTCTCGAATCCGCTCTCGGAAAGGACCACGTCGTCCTCGATTCGCACGCCGATCCCGCGCAGGTGCTCGGGCGTCTTCGGCTCGGTCCGGCTGAAGTACAGCCCGGGCTCGATCGTGAAGCAGATGCCCGGCTCGAGCGCGCGCGGCTTGCCGTCGACGAAGGTGCGGCCCACGTCGTGCACGTCGAGGCCGAGCAGGTGTCCGGTCGTGTGCATGTAGAAGGGCTTGTAGGCCTCGGTCTGGATCAGCTCGTCGACGTCGCCCGAGAGCGCGCCGAGCGCGACCAGGCCGACCACCAGCTCGCGCAGGGCCGCGGCGTGCATCTGCGGCAGCGTGACTCCGGGCGCGATCGCGGCGAACGCCGCGGCCTGCGCGGAGAGCACCGCCTGGTACACGTCGCGCGCCGCGCCGCTGAACCGGCCGCCGACCGGGTATGTGCGCGTCACGTCGGAGGCGTAGCCGTGCAGCTCCACGCCCGCGTCGATCAGCACCAGCTCTCCCTCGCGAAGCGCGTCGCGGTTCTCGACGTAGTGCAGCACGGTCGCGTTCTCGCCCGAGCCGACGATCGGGCTGTACGCCGGACCCGAGCCGCCGCGCCTTCGGAACACGTGCAGCAGCGCGGCCTCGAGCTCGTACTCGCGCGCGCCGGGCTGCGCGAGCCGCGCGGCCGCCTGGTGCGCCTCGCGCGAGATCACCGCTGCGGCGCGCATCAGCGCGAGCTCGCGCGGCGACTTGCGCAGCCGCATCTCGTGGATCCGATCGTGCGGCGAGATCACCTCCGACGGCGCCGACACGCCGCGGCGCGCGCGCCCGCGCACGTCCGCGAGCGCCGCGATCACGCGCTCGTCGAGCTCGCGGTCG includes:
- the aroC gene encoding chorismate synthase — encoded protein: MSSSFGQIFRIQTFGESHGGAVGVVIDGCPAQLPLDVAEIQLELDRRRPGQSRLTTPRQEADRAEILSGVFEGRTLGTPILVLVHNEDARPEAYEAMRDVYRPSHADYTYEAKYGIRNWQGGGRASARETIGRVAAGAIARKLLRANGFGEIVAFVSQVHAVEAKCDLLAVTREQVEASITRCPDPAAAEEMTRRIDDARRAGDSLGGVVTCVAHGVPAGLGEPVFEKLDAELARAMLSLPACKGFEIGSGFAGARMTGSEHNDAFVSSGGRVATRTNRSGGVQGGISNGEPIVIRAAFKPTATIRKEQATVNRALEPVTLEAQGRHDPCVLPRAVPIVEAMVALVLCDHFLRQRATAPPAGGFSG
- a CDS encoding DNA mismatch repair protein MutS codes for the protein MKQRGDDHDDDAEFAEAMEGVRKLSSEQRGPQICYRKPVPISDREREVMRELDALVNGETPFDLRESEELSQGSVPGLDPRVLRRLRRGEFTLQADLDLHGCDAKTARALVEGFIVESHARGLRCVRIVHGRGNRSRNGEAVLKPSLPRWLARGPARQIVLAWASARQADGGLGASCVLLRKGPGAPKRRPL
- the mutY gene encoding A/G-specific adenine glycosylase, translated to MAAEIERARRDTIRRRLIDWYRVARRDLPWRRSSDPYRIWLSETMLQQTRVETAIPYYERFLAAFPDLAALASADEEDVLRLWAGLGYYARARNLRRAAQAVVREHGGRVPRSAEALAALPGVGPYTAGALRSIAFKEPAAIVDGNVRRVLARLFAREKIADAEAWRLARELVPERDPDLWNQALMELGATVCTPRQPRCPACPLGSLCQAVSTGRPEAFPAPKPKARPREQRALAGVLLRRGRVLLLRRPPRGLLGGLWELPNVADSPASALVELVRERAGIAVAPGAALGSVRHAFSHIDLRLELVALEDRGGRLATRARADAKLCGKADAARLPLSALMKKVLALSRPSW
- a CDS encoding M23 family metallopeptidase, translated to MRVVRLIVLLLLFAGGYLVYTRVERTPPVIATRTASAFAGASYEHEFRLSDEGMGLRSAKVTLRVGGEEWGLAEEAYPGNPVLGASLDIERPIKVVVNAKELGIADGPATLIVEASDYSWMGNKSDPSIPLTIDTQPPRASLLTGLTYVRKGGSELAIYTVEEGVEKSGIAVGERFFPGFVDSRDKKRRLAFYAIPSDAADGAKPILVAQDRAGNETRIALVANVMERGFPEDTITLSDSFMQSKVAELLGSFRGTPLEGYLKINREMRQENGEKLVEITSSSSPDRIWSGAFAQMPNAHAGAKFAERRNYVYNGEVVDQQTHMGYDFASTSHDAIPAANDGVVVFAGPLGIYGNTVIVDHGLGLFSLYGHLSEISAEKGRPVAKGESLGKSGTTGLAGGDHLHFAMILGGHFVDPLEWFDPKWIAEHIEGKLEAAAAVP
- the acs gene encoding acetate--CoA ligase, translated to MADANSIETTLKEKRRFKPDPAFAKRANVPGQAAYKKLVREAEKTPEKFWARMAKQHVSWFSPWKKTLEWKPPFAKWFIGGKTNVSYNCLDRHLEGPNAWRRNKAAIIWEGEPGDSRTLTYGDLHREVCKFANVLLARGIEKGDRVVLYMPLVPELAIAMLACARIGAIHSIIFGGFSADSVRDRINDAEARLVVTADGGWRRGQIVPLKSLVDEALAGTRTVEGVIVLRRTGQDILMKEGRDAWWHDEMAEAAAECKPAKLDAETPLFILYTSGSTGKPKGVLHTTGGYLTHVTATAKYIFDLKEDDTYWCTADIGWITGHSYVVYGPLANGATTVMYEGAPNWPDVERFWRIIDKYRVTIFYTAPTAIRTFMRWGDVHPKKYSLASLRLLGTVGEPINPEAWMWYRRTIGKNRCPIVDTWWQTETGGILISPIPGAVTTMPGSATLPFPGISAEVWNEAGEPVGANEGGFLVLTRPWPGMLRGIWGDSARFREQYFSKYPNTYFTGDGARRDKDGYFWIVGRVDDVMNVAGHRLSTMEVESALVSHPKVAEAAVVGRADEIKGTAVVCFVTLKSGTTVEPGLVAELKNWVAKEIGPIARPDDVRFADALPKTRSGKIMRRLLRDVAAGRETAGDTTTLEDLSVLARLRASDEE
- a CDS encoding M24 family metallopeptidase, with product MEPVPPTELAERRRALQSQLGEGVALVPGGRSRTRSHDTDYVFRQDSDLWYLTGFEQAEAVAVLSKDRFVFFVQPRDPLLETWNGRRPGVEGAVASFGADEAYPIGELAARLPGLIENRPRLYHTFGHDRELDERVIAALADVRGRARRGVSAPSEVISPHDRIHEMRLRKSPRELALMRAAAVISREAHQAAARLAQPGAREYELEAALLHVFRRRGGSGPAYSPIVGSGENATVLHYVENRDALREGELVLIDAGVELHGYASDVTRTYPVGGRFSGAARDVYQAVLSAQAAAFAAIAPGVTLPQMHAAALRELVVGLVALGALSGDVDELIQTEAYKPFYMHTTGHLLGLDVHDVGRTFVDGKPRALEPGICFTIEPGLYFSRTEPKTPEHLRGIGVRIEDDVVLSESGFENLTAAIPKEIADVEAWMRS